GACGCGGGCCGACGCCGGCCGCGAGAGGCGAGGGAGGGACCGCGCGATGTCCGAGGAGATCCGCGCCGAGATGGTGGCGAACGTGTGGAAGGTCGTCGCTACCAAGGGCGACACCGTGGCCGAGGGCGACACGCTGGTCATTCTCGAGTCGATGAAGATGGAGATCCCGGTCATCACCGAGTCCGACGGGGTCATCGCGCA
This genomic interval from Asanoa ferruginea contains the following:
- a CDS encoding biotin/lipoyl-binding carrier protein codes for the protein MSEEIRAEMVANVWKVVATKGDTVAEGDTLVILESMKMEIPVITESDGVIAQLAVNEGDVVQEGDLIAVIE